Proteins from one Chanodichthys erythropterus isolate Z2021 chromosome 15, ASM2448905v1, whole genome shotgun sequence genomic window:
- the LOC137037691 gene encoding E3 ubiquitin-protein ligase TRIM39 isoform X2, producing MDSDLFSEQELTCSICLDLFSQPVSTPCGHNFCQGCIGGYWASSSVCSCPLCKRVFEERPELSINRVFAHIAQKYKEMQYGGPPQAKPRQKAAMTGASLSEDEQILCDVCSGTKRKAVSSCLTCTASYCEIHVLPHRQTSFYASHRLLDPHEALRGRTCQEHGRLLEVYCRTDQKCICAICVLEEHRTHTTVSVQTERASKQRLLGRTELDLQTCIDNRNAQLTEIKSKLHALQSYSQAELSEVEQLLSDVTHSVHRIRAELVGGIEERRESVIGRGQGIVSQLESKLAQLQERRGRLEAQAVSDDHIGFLQSFEEANSPLQDSDMDLREVEEMTLRFSLGDVKAALGEIRERLDDIRAGEVHYRHPVSSLAESESMTSVRSLRRKEWSLKDLRKLKLGHKKVKGYLEDVTLNPTSAYPFLILSDDRKQLKRGEKLQFYRNSPQRFDVWSCALAKEGYESGRHYWEVKVGENKDWKLGVVRESAQRKGLFDMTPAAGYYALWWSGNHLRALTAPPLAKVKVTGHLRRIGVYLDCEEGQVIFYNAKTGSELYSFAAEISEKMFPLFGTGDKEIPLVLMSPFLSVPE from the exons ATGGACAGCGATCTTTTCTCCGAGCAGGAGCTCACCTGCTCCATCTGTCTGGATCTCTTCAGCCAGCCGGTTTCCACGCCATGCGGCCACAACTTCTGCCAGGGCTGCATCGGCGGCTACTGGGCGTCCAGCTCCGTCTGCAGCTGCCCTTTGTGTAAACGAGTGTTTGAAGAGCGTCCCGAGCTCAGCATAAACCGTGTGTTCGCACACATTGCCCAGAAGTATAAGGAGATGCAGTACGGCGGGCCTCCTCAAGCCAAGCCGCGGCAGAAAGCCGCTATGACCGGAGCGTCGCTCTCTGAGGACGAGCAGATCTTATGTGACGTCTGCAGCGGCACGAAGAGGAAGGCCGTCAGCTCCTGCCTCACCTGCACCGCGTCGTACTGCGAGATTCACGTTCTGCCGCACCGGCAGACGTCGTTCTACGCGTCCCATCGGCTGCTGGATCCGCACGAGGCCCTGCGAGGCCGAACCTGCCAGGAACACGGCCGACTGCTGGAGGTTTACTGTCGCACGGATCAGAAGTGCATCTGTGCCATCTGTGTGCTGGAGGAGCATCGCACACACACCACCGTCTCGGTGCAGACCGAACGCGCCAGCAAACAG AGACTCCTGGGAAGAACAGAACTGGACCTTCAGACATGTATTGACAACAGAAACGCTCAGCTGACTGAGATAAAGAGCAAACTACACGCCCTGCAG AGCTACTCTCAGGCCGAGCTGTCCGAGGTGGAGCAGCTGCTGTCTGACGTCACGCACTCCGTCCACCGCATCCGCGCCGAGCTGGTGGGCGGGATCGAGGAGAGGAGAGAGTCTGTGATTGGCCGAGGACAAGGCATCGTCTCCCAGCTGGAGTCAAAGTTAGCGCAGCTGCAGGAGCGCAGGGGTCGACTGGAGGCGCAGGCGGTTTCAGATGATCACATCGGCTTCCTTCAG AGTTTTGAGGAAGCCAACAGCCCCTTGCAGGACTCGGACATGGATCTGCGTGAGGTGGAGGAAATGACGCTACGCTTCTCGCTCGGGGACGTGAAAGCGGCTTTAGGAGAGATCCGAGAGCGACTGGACGACATCCGCGCCGGAGAAGTGCACTACCGACACCCTG TGTCTTCGTTAGCAGAGAGTGAGAGTATGACGAGCGTCCGGTCTCTCAGGAGGAAGGAGTGGTCACTGAAGG ATCTACGGAAATTAAAATTGG GACACAAGAAGGTTAAAGGTTATCTTG AGGACGTGACACTGAACCCAACCTCAGCTTACCCGTTCCTCATCCTCTCTGACGACCGCAAGCAGCTGAAGCGCGGCGAGAAGCTGCAGTTCTACCGGAACAGCCCGCAGCGCTTCGACGTGTGGTCCTGCGCGCTCGCCAAAGAGGGCTACGAGTCTGGACGCCACTACTGGGAG GTGAAGGTTGGAGAAAATAAGGACTGGAAGTTGGGAGTGGTGCGTGAATCTGCGCAGAGGAAGGGTCTGTTCGACATGACGCCCGCTGCCGGATACTACGCGCTCTGGTGGAGCGGGAACCACTTGCGCGCTCTGACCGCGCCGCCGCTGGCCAAGGTCAAAGTCACCGGTCACTTACGGCGCATAGGCGTCTATCTGGACTGTGAGGAGGGTCAGGTGATCTTCTACAACGCCAAGACCGGATCGGAGCTGTACTCGTTCGCGGCAGAGATCTCAGAGAAGATGTTCCCACTCTTCGGCACCGGCGACAAGGAAATCCCGCTGGTGTTGATGTCTCCGTTCCTCAGCGTCCCGGAGTGA
- the LOC137037691 gene encoding E3 ubiquitin-protein ligase TRIM39 isoform X1, whose translation MSCRLQEHQMDSDLFSEQELTCSICLDLFSQPVSTPCGHNFCQGCIGGYWASSSVCSCPLCKRVFEERPELSINRVFAHIAQKYKEMQYGGPPQAKPRQKAAMTGASLSEDEQILCDVCSGTKRKAVSSCLTCTASYCEIHVLPHRQTSFYASHRLLDPHEALRGRTCQEHGRLLEVYCRTDQKCICAICVLEEHRTHTTVSVQTERASKQRLLGRTELDLQTCIDNRNAQLTEIKSKLHALQSYSQAELSEVEQLLSDVTHSVHRIRAELVGGIEERRESVIGRGQGIVSQLESKLAQLQERRGRLEAQAVSDDHIGFLQSFEEANSPLQDSDMDLREVEEMTLRFSLGDVKAALGEIRERLDDIRAGEVHYRHPVSSLAESESMTSVRSLRRKEWSLKDLRKLKLGHKKVKGYLEDVTLNPTSAYPFLILSDDRKQLKRGEKLQFYRNSPQRFDVWSCALAKEGYESGRHYWEVKVGENKDWKLGVVRESAQRKGLFDMTPAAGYYALWWSGNHLRALTAPPLAKVKVTGHLRRIGVYLDCEEGQVIFYNAKTGSELYSFAAEISEKMFPLFGTGDKEIPLVLMSPFLSVPE comes from the exons ATGTCTTGTAGGCTGCAGGAGCATCAGATGGACAGCGATCTTTTCTCCGAGCAGGAGCTCACCTGCTCCATCTGTCTGGATCTCTTCAGCCAGCCGGTTTCCACGCCATGCGGCCACAACTTCTGCCAGGGCTGCATCGGCGGCTACTGGGCGTCCAGCTCCGTCTGCAGCTGCCCTTTGTGTAAACGAGTGTTTGAAGAGCGTCCCGAGCTCAGCATAAACCGTGTGTTCGCACACATTGCCCAGAAGTATAAGGAGATGCAGTACGGCGGGCCTCCTCAAGCCAAGCCGCGGCAGAAAGCCGCTATGACCGGAGCGTCGCTCTCTGAGGACGAGCAGATCTTATGTGACGTCTGCAGCGGCACGAAGAGGAAGGCCGTCAGCTCCTGCCTCACCTGCACCGCGTCGTACTGCGAGATTCACGTTCTGCCGCACCGGCAGACGTCGTTCTACGCGTCCCATCGGCTGCTGGATCCGCACGAGGCCCTGCGAGGCCGAACCTGCCAGGAACACGGCCGACTGCTGGAGGTTTACTGTCGCACGGATCAGAAGTGCATCTGTGCCATCTGTGTGCTGGAGGAGCATCGCACACACACCACCGTCTCGGTGCAGACCGAACGCGCCAGCAAACAG AGACTCCTGGGAAGAACAGAACTGGACCTTCAGACATGTATTGACAACAGAAACGCTCAGCTGACTGAGATAAAGAGCAAACTACACGCCCTGCAG AGCTACTCTCAGGCCGAGCTGTCCGAGGTGGAGCAGCTGCTGTCTGACGTCACGCACTCCGTCCACCGCATCCGCGCCGAGCTGGTGGGCGGGATCGAGGAGAGGAGAGAGTCTGTGATTGGCCGAGGACAAGGCATCGTCTCCCAGCTGGAGTCAAAGTTAGCGCAGCTGCAGGAGCGCAGGGGTCGACTGGAGGCGCAGGCGGTTTCAGATGATCACATCGGCTTCCTTCAG AGTTTTGAGGAAGCCAACAGCCCCTTGCAGGACTCGGACATGGATCTGCGTGAGGTGGAGGAAATGACGCTACGCTTCTCGCTCGGGGACGTGAAAGCGGCTTTAGGAGAGATCCGAGAGCGACTGGACGACATCCGCGCCGGAGAAGTGCACTACCGACACCCTG TGTCTTCGTTAGCAGAGAGTGAGAGTATGACGAGCGTCCGGTCTCTCAGGAGGAAGGAGTGGTCACTGAAGG ATCTACGGAAATTAAAATTGG GACACAAGAAGGTTAAAGGTTATCTTG AGGACGTGACACTGAACCCAACCTCAGCTTACCCGTTCCTCATCCTCTCTGACGACCGCAAGCAGCTGAAGCGCGGCGAGAAGCTGCAGTTCTACCGGAACAGCCCGCAGCGCTTCGACGTGTGGTCCTGCGCGCTCGCCAAAGAGGGCTACGAGTCTGGACGCCACTACTGGGAG GTGAAGGTTGGAGAAAATAAGGACTGGAAGTTGGGAGTGGTGCGTGAATCTGCGCAGAGGAAGGGTCTGTTCGACATGACGCCCGCTGCCGGATACTACGCGCTCTGGTGGAGCGGGAACCACTTGCGCGCTCTGACCGCGCCGCCGCTGGCCAAGGTCAAAGTCACCGGTCACTTACGGCGCATAGGCGTCTATCTGGACTGTGAGGAGGGTCAGGTGATCTTCTACAACGCCAAGACCGGATCGGAGCTGTACTCGTTCGCGGCAGAGATCTCAGAGAAGATGTTCCCACTCTTCGGCACCGGCGACAAGGAAATCCCGCTGGTGTTGATGTCTCCGTTCCTCAGCGTCCCGGAGTGA